The Calliphora vicina chromosome 3, idCalVici1.1, whole genome shotgun sequence genome contains a region encoding:
- the LOC135955919 gene encoding uncharacterized protein LOC135955919 isoform X1, whose translation MHFWPFKKSENENKTKDIKNEDASNKFSQFYNIGQQFNEFIHNNMPIGFEQKFNKTKPYIMASFIAWPVFWLYRGLEWSSHRQNARLPMYIQKTYLQAKFMQFSIIMFGLTLASLMENSASEITNTSNEIKR comes from the exons atgcaTTTTTGGCCCTTTAAGAAATctgaaaacgaaaacaaaactaaagatataaaaaatg AGGATGCATCTAATAAATTTAGTCAATTTTATAACATTGGCCaacaatttaatgaatttatccACAATAATATGCCAATAGGTTTTGaacagaaatttaataaaactaaaccCTATATAATGGCCAGCTTTATAGCTTGGCCGGTATTTTGGTTATACCGGGGTTTGGAATGGAGCAGTCATAGGCAGAATGCTAGATTGCCCATGTATATACAAAAG ACCTATTTACAGGcaaaatttatgcaattttccaTAATAATGTTTGGTTTGACATTAGCTTCTCTAATGGAAAATAGTGCATCGGAAATCACAAATACTTCGAATGAAATTAAACGTTAA
- the LOC135955919 gene encoding uncharacterized protein LOC135955919 isoform X2 codes for MVILNVFQDIYNYVFVKNVSKKPNLGEDLRLVMQSSEFEKQLSASSPFLITGLIAWPSYWLYRGVEWHRVRNIEPLPLYIRKTFYRAKVLEFCILLTGILMAIRSTHKAFSNQFELKDMVQKK; via the exons atggTAATTTTAAACGTCTTTCAAGATATTTACAATTATGTGTTTGTGAAAAATGTCAGCAAAA AACCCAACTTGGGCGAGGATTTACGTCTTGTTATGCAAAGTTCTGAATTCGAAAAACAACTAAGTGCCTCATCACCCTTCCTGATAACCGGTCTAATAGCTTGGCCTTCGTATTGGCTGTATCGTGGTGTAGAATGGCATCGTGTAAGGAATATTGAACCATTACCTTTGTATATAAGAAAA ACATTTTATCGCGCCAAAGTTTTggaattttgcattttattaacCGGCATTTTAATGGCTATACGTTCAACTCATAAAGCCTTTTCCAATCAGTTTGAACTAAAGGATATGGTAcagaaaaaatag